A single window of Astatotilapia calliptera unplaced genomic scaffold, fAstCal1.2 U_scaffold_81, whole genome shotgun sequence DNA harbors:
- the LOC113018426 gene encoding uncharacterized protein LOC113018426 yields MFSSYCSRVIPWKLDEAVRFFGNLFRAAAEREQRTGEKILELLSSVCRYKGFPLKGKWCDFLMDLYSYETKTGLSVLPSLQSVFQSTPAVWSINLSKRKTSILLEVLKHQPEKKQVKLTGCSHEESEVRSFLQCLPYISQLSVDTKTSDEDTTKFFGNLFCAAAEREQQTGEKILELLSSVCRYQTFPFGNMALNKYRTKYQCNFLLDLYSHVTKTGLSVLPSLQSVFQSAPAVWFINLSERKTSILLEVLKLQPEKKQVELTGCSHEESEVRSFLQCLPYISQLRLSEENYHLRPTFHFHCPHLVILNKI; encoded by the exons atgttttcttcttattGTTCCAGAGTTATTCCATGGAAGTTAGATGAAGCAGTCAGGTTCTTTGGGAATCTGTTccgtgcagcagcagagagagaacagaggACAGGAGAGAAGATACTGGAGCTGTTATCATCAGTGTGCAGATATAAAGGATTTCCTCTCAAAGGCAAATGGTGTGATTTCCTCATGGACCTGTACTCTTATGAGACTAAAACAGGCTTGAGTGTCCTTCCATCATTACAGTCAGTTTTCCAGTCCACTCCTGCAGTCTGGTCCATAAACCTTTCAAAGAGAAAGACCTCCATCCTCCTGGAAGTGCTGAAACACcaaccagagaagaaacaagtgAAGCTGACAGGCTGCTCACATGAAGAGAGTGAAGTGAGGAGTTTCCTGCAGTGTCTGCCTTATATCTCACAGCTCAG TGTTGATACTAAGACATCAGATGAAGACACAACAAAGTTCTTTGGGAATctgttctgtgcagcagcagagagagaacagCAGACAGGAGAGAAGATACTGGAGTTGTTATCATCAGTGTGCAGATATCAAACATTCCCTTTTGGGAACATGGCTTTGAATAAATATAGAACGAAATATCAGTGTAATTTCCTGCTGGATCTGTACTCTCATGTGACTAAAACAGGCTTGAGTGTCCTTCCATCATTACAGTCAGTTTTCCAGTCAGCTCCTGCAGTCTGGTTCATAaacctctcagagagaaagacctccatcctcctggaagtgctgaaactccaaccagagaagaaacagGTGGAGCTGACAGGCTGCTCACATGAAGAGAGTGAAGTGAGGAGTTTCCTGCAGTGTCTGCCTTACATCTCACAGCTCAG ACTGAGTGAGGAGAATTACCATCTGCGACCGACTTTCCACTTTCATTGTCCTCATttagtaatattaaataagatCTAA